The region GAGATTTTCAAAGGAGGAGTACTTTGAAACGAAGGCGAGCTTAACCGTACCAGTTGGCCCATTTCTCTGCTTAGCCACTATGATTTCAGCTATACCCTTATTGGGATTGTCTTCGGACTTGTTATAGACCTCGTCCCTGTAAATAAAGGCAATCAGGTCTGCATCCTGCTCAATTGCACCAGACTCCCTTAGATCCGACATCTGCGGCCTTTTATTGGGCCTAGCCTCCACATTTCTATTGAGCTGGCTGAGGGCAACTACTGGAACTTGAAGTTCCTTTGCCATTGCCTTTAGAGACCTACTTATTTCGCTAATCTCCTGTTCTCTTCTCTCAGCACCAGCCCTCGAACGCATTAACTGTAGGTAGTCCACCAGCACCAGTCCAAGACCATGTTCCATCTTTAGACGTCTGGCCTTGGCCCTCATATCGGTTACGGTGATGGCAGGGGTCTCATCAATAAAAATTGGGGCATCTGAAAGGGTGTCGGCAGCAGCGGTTATCCTTGGCCAATCCTTATCAGGCAAGAACCCAGTCCTCAATTTATGGGCATCCACCTTGGCCTCTGAAGACAACATACGGAGTACCAACTGTTCACTGGCCATTTCCAGAGAAAATATAGCTACGGGTATACCATGATGTAGTGCTGCGTGTTGGGCAATATTTAGGGCCAAGGCAGTCTTTCCCATACTAGGACGCCCAGCAATTATTATCAGATCCGATGGTTGAAGTCCTGCTGTCATCTTATCGAGTTCGATAAAACCAGTTGGTACGCCAGTAATGAGTTCTTTACGATTGTAGAGGCGCTCAACCTTTTCCACAGTAGAACATAGTACCGAGGAAAGAGGGGCAAAATTTTGGCGGATTTTCGTCTGAGTTACCTCAAATATACTGGTCTCCGCAGCCTCAAGGATCTCATCTACGTCCCCTGCCTCCTCAAAACAATGATTGAGTATCTCTGAGGTCTTTTCAATTAGACGCCTAAGTACCGCCTTGTCCCTTATTATCTTTGCATAGTGGACAATATTTGGTCCCAGTGGAAGGGTATCCGTAAGTTCAGCTAAATATGCTGCCCCACCTACTTTATCTAGGAGTCGTTTGGACTTGAGATGGTTGTGGACTGTTACAATATCATGGGGTTCATTTCTCTCAAAGAGATCTAATATGGCGGAATAAATTATTCCATGAGCTTCCTTATAAAAATAATCTGGCTCAAGGATGTCCACCACCTTAAGGAGGGCCCCATCCTCCATAAGGAGTCCCCCTAGGAGGTTTCGTTCAGCCTCAATGTTCTGCGGAGGGACCCTGAGAGTGCTGGGGAGGAGGCCTTCTTTTTTTGAAAATCCCTTAACTCCCAAATCCAAAGTTGCCACTACTGTACTGGTACTACGTTTACCTTTATTGTTGCCACAACTTCTGGGCTAATCTTGACTTTAACGTCATGGGTACCAAGGCTCTTAATGGGCTCGTCAAGAATAATCTTTTTCCTGTCCACCTCATAGCCCTTTTCTTCAATAGCCTTTGCAATATCTAAATTGGTCACAGACCCATATAGCTTGTCTTCTTCACCAACTCTTACTGGAATCTCGATTGTCAACTCCTCAAGCTTAATCCTAAGAGCCTCGAACTCTTCCTTTTGCTTGGCTGCGATCTCTAGGATCTTATTGCGCTGGCGTTCCAAGGCCTTAACATTTTTTTTGTCTGCTAAAATCGCCTTTCCCTTAGGTATGAGATAGTTCCTGGCATACCCAGGTTTTACCTTAACAATGTCGCCAGCATTGCCCAAAGACTCAATACTCTCTTTTAGAATAACTTCCATATCTCATGAACCTCCTTGATTATTCTCAATGGGTATCTTTCTAAGATTTGTCCAGACATCCGTAACTCCAAGGACAGTGAGTCCAAGTAGACCATACCAAAAGCAAGATATCAATATAAAGATGCCTACCTGAATTGCCTTGTGGACCCTACGGGCCTGCAAATAAAATTTGACCATCCCAGCTCCCTGAATACAATAGAGCCCTAAGACCACGAATAGAATATTCTGGCAGACGATATTGATCATTCCTTTTAGGAATAAGGCACCAGCTCCAGCAAATATTCCCACCCATATAAACCAATCTGGGAGCCTGAACAGTTCGAATGTCGGGGTAAATACTGGGGATTGCCTCAAAAAACGTTTTGTAAACCAGTTAGCTATTATGATATTTGAATACGTTATGATAAGGATGGAAAATGCTATAACAGACGGGACAAACTTGATTAAAGTATCTGTTATTTCTTTTATCTCCTGTTCACTGAGCTTATAGGGCAAAAGCCCCTTCTCAATACCCTGTTGAAAAGGCACAAGTACCTCATCCCACGTGTTCACACTGTTTACAAGCATCCCCAAAAAAAGCATGTAAAACAGGGAGACCACTATTATGTTCAGTATGAGTACCCTTGGTATATCGAGCTCTTTTTGTATTGAGATAGTCAAAAGATAACTCATGAGCGCAATTTCAAACCCCAAAAGTGCACTATCTGTACCCTCAAAGACAGTGCCCAGGGATAAAGCCAAAAGATTCATCGACCAAAATAGCGCCATTATTTGCCACTTGGGCAATCGATTCGACAAAACGGAGATTAAGCCCGGCCCAATAAAAGCAACAGACATCCCTGGACCAGGAAACACTGCTACCAGCAGTATGCATATAAGACCCAACCCCCATGCCCAGAAACTGGCATGGGGGAGTGTCAGCCTATTTGTCAAGGGATTTACCTCAAATCTTCGATTCAATCTCCAAGAGCGTGGCCAGATGTAAAGGGCAATAGGGCCATTATTCTTGCCTGTTTTATGGCAGTTGTCAGCCTTCTCTGGTGCTTTGCACATGTGCCGGTGATCCTCCTGGGGAGGATCTTCCCTCTCTCTGTAATGAACTGCTTAAGTGTAGCATCATCTTTATAATCTATTTTGAGTTCCTTATCTGCACAAAAGCGGCAAATCTTCCTTCTTACGTAGATCCTTCTGGTCTTGTTTTGGGGTGCTGCGTCAGCCATCTTCTCTCCTCCTAATTCTCTCTGTCGCTCTGGGATTCTTCAGGGGTCCAGCCCTTCTCCTTTTTGACGGTGATAAACTTCATCACGCGTTCATCAATCCTCAAATTCCTGGTGAGCTCCTGAATAGTATCCCCTGGTGCCTCATATTCCATTAATACATAATAACCCTTAGTCTGTTTTTGCACCTTGTAGGCGAGTTTTCTAAGGGGCCAGGGATCTACCTTGAAAACCTTACCACCGTGGTCGGTGATAATCTTTTGAAGTTTTTCCGACAGGTCTTGCCTTTCCTCGTCACTCTTTTCAGGATGAACGAGGTAAAAAGTCTCATAATAGCGGTTTTCCATTTCAACCTCCTTATGGGCTTTAAAATTTTCATCCATGGCCCGCCATTTAACGCGGGCAAGGAGGAACAAGCCTTTTTATACTATTCACTTTTTAAAGTCAAGCGTGTAAGGTCTACGAAAATGCCAATCTTACACCCTTATAAGGATCCAGCTTATATATTCAACCTCCTCTGTGAGGCAGGACTAATAGAAGAGCATGAAGCTAAAAGGCTTCTAAGCTTGACACATATCCCTCTTTCCAAGGGCCTGGATCTCGTTCAATGGCTAAAAGGGTTGAAAATACCCATAAAAGGATCAGAAAAGGAAGTACTTGAAGAATCTCACATACTGGAACTCATCTCAAAAGATAGAGGGTGGCGTTTCGTAAGGCTTGATCCCATAAAGCTGGATATGGAGGTGGTAACCAAGAGCCTTCCCGCCCACTTTTGCAAAAGACGGCTCATTGTCCCAATAGCCAGGTCCCAAGGGGTAATCGAAGTGGCTGCGTACGATCCCCTTCAAAAGGACCTTCTCTTTGACATATCAAAGGCATGCCAAGAAAAGGCCACTTTTGTCGTGGCTCCCATGGAAGACATAAAGAGGGTCATAGATGAATTTTTTGAATTTAGGACCTCTATAAAAAGGGCTGAGGATCTATTAGGCACCCCAAAAGTGATTGATTTTGCCAATCTCGAGCAATTCGTAAAAATTGCCGGCACACATGATGTTTCCAAAGAAAAACACATCAATGCCGCTGTAGATCATCTTTTAAAATATGCCCTTGAGGAAAGGGCAAGTGATATCCACATGGAACCCAAAAGGGACTATGCAAGGATAAGACTGAGGATTGATGGGGTGCTCCACACTGTTCACAAGATCCCCAAGGTGGTCCATGAGGCAATAGCCACAAGAATTAAGGCATTGAGCCGTCTCGATGTAGCGGAAAAAAGGCGTCCGCAGGATGGCAGGATGAAGATCTCTTGGCAAGACTCAGAGGCAGAGATAAGGATCTCAACAGTACCTGTAGCCTTTGGAGAAAAGCTCGTACTAAGAATTCAGACCCCAGAAATTCTCTTCAGTGACCTTGAAGACCTTGGGATGGGTGAAAGGGACCTTAGGGAATACAAAAAATTTCTCATCAAAAAACACGGGATCATCTTGGTCACAGGCCCTACCGGTAGCGGAAAATCTACCACTCTTTATTCGACGTTGAGGTATTTGAACGACCCTGGGCTAAACATTGTCACAATTGAAGACCCAATCGAAATGATCTGTGAGGACTTTAATCAAATTGCGGTTCAGCCCGCAATTGGCATTACTTTTTCCTCGATCCTCAGAAATATCCTGAGACAAGATCCAGACATTGTCATGATTGGTGAAATCCGAGACAACGAAACCGCACGTTATGCCATTCAAGCTGCCCTCACAGGCCACTTAGTGCTTTCGACCCTTCATACCAATGATTCCATTGGCGCCATAACCAGGCTCCAGGATCTTGGCATCGAGCCCTATCTAATTGCCTCAACCCTTATAGGTGTAGTAGCACAAAGGCTCGTCAGAAAGATATGTCCATTTTGTAGGACAAAAGTACGGGTTGAAGGCCGCAGCTTGTCAATACTAGGCCTTACCCCCAAAGAAGACAACATATTCCTTTGGAAAGGCAAGGGCTGCTCTAAGTGCAGACATACAGGTTACCTGGGACGAATCGGCATTTATGAGGTATTTGATGTCAGCCCTAAGATATCAGAACTTATTCATAAAGGAGCAGGAGAATCCAGTATTCGCCAAGAGGCAGAACGAGGTGGAATGACACCACTTTCTTTTGATGCGGCCCAAAAGGTATTATCTGGGATAACTACTATTGATGAAGCCCTGTCTTCACACGTCAAGCTTGGTAAGGTAGATTACAAGTTCTAAAACCTAAATCATGCACGGCAAAAGGGGGCAAATCCTCCTTGCATCTTAGGCAAACTCGCCAATTGCAGGATTTAGGTAAAAAATAAGCAGGAGGGATAAATTAGACATGCATGGCAAACTTACAATAGTGGGTGCAGGGGCTGTAGGCACCAGTGCTGCACACTGGGCATTGGCCAAAAGCGTTGCAAAAGAAGTAGTTCTCATCGATGTTGTAGACGGACTTCCTCAAGGGAAGGCCCTGGACTGTGCTCAATCGTCTCCCATTGAAGGATATTCAGGGCATATCAAAGGCACCAATGACTACGAGGATACAAAAAATTCAGACTGTGTCATCATCACTGCAGGGCTAGCGAGAAAACCAGGAATGACAAGGGAGGATCTCCTAGAGAAAAACGTCCAAATCGTAAAAACAGTTACTCAAAACATAGTTGAGCACAGCCCCGAGGCCATACTAATCGTTGTCACCAATCCTATTGATGCCATGGTCTACACCGCCTTTAAGGTCTCTGGTTTTCCAAAACAGCGTGTGGTTGGAATGGCGGGTGTACTTGATTCTGCAAGATACCGTTATTTTATTGCCCAAGAACTAGGGGTTTCACCAAATGATGTAAGCGCACTTGTCATGGGCATTCATGGGGACAATATGCTTCCTTTAACCAGGCTTGCAAGCGTTGGAGGAGTCCCAGTCGAGGCACTCATCCCCAAAGATAAGTTAAACGAAATTGTCAAGCGGACACAAAACGGAGGAGGAGAGATCGTTGGCCTTCTCAAATCAGGCAGTGCCTTCACCACTCCTGGACTTGCAGCTATTGAGATGGCTGAAGCCATACTCAAGGATCAAAAAAGGGTTCTTCCCTGCGCTGCCTACCTCGAAGGAGAATTTGGTATAGATGGAGTCTTCCTTGGAGTACCAGTAGTGCTTGGACGAAACGGAGTGGAAAGAATACTTGAGTTTCCATTAACTCCTGAGGAAAAAGACGCTCTAAACCTTTCGGTTGAGGCAGTAAAGAGACAAGTGGAAAGCATTCATGGAATTTAGCTGTGCCAGATTGCAGCAACTGTATATTCTATAAGAGCTCCTCTGGCACTCTAGAAAGGCCTTGATGAGCCTACCCACTAACAAATTGAGACCGTTACTCGATAAAAAGGCCATTTTTATTGTGGCCCTGGCCCTTATAGGAATATTTCTAGTCTTCGGCATCTATTGGTTTAGGTCTCCCAAAGGGGAGCTTAAACCAATAGATCCAGTTAATTTCAAAGGAACTGTAATTGATCCTAACGACGCAAAATTATTAAAAAAAGCTTTAGAACGAAACATAAATTATCTTACCAAAATTAAAGAGACCAATGCCTCTGTCCTAAAAAGAGAGGGCTATGCCTGGAATACCCAAGATCTCATAGAGGCGGTTGATTCCTTGATAGACCACATAAGTTCAGCTGAAAAACACCACGATCTTTATGATCTAATCAAGGGAAGATTCAAGGTAATAGCAGTAAAAAGGCCTGTACTTGTGACTGGTTATTACCTTCCAGAATTCAGGGCATCTAGGGCCCCAAATGAGCAATATAATACCCCTATCTTGGGGGTACCCAAGGACCTTATAACAATCAGATTGAGGGATTTTTTCCCACACAGTCAAAACCTCAACCACTTGGTATTGAGAGGAAGAGTCGAGGGCAACCTCGTGGTTCCTTATTACCCTAGAAAAGAAATCGAATTAAAGGATGATCTTCCTGTAATTGCCTATCTCGAAGACCCTATAAAGCTTTTGATCCTACATATTCAGGGCTCTGGCATATTAAAATTTAATGACGGTTCTAGCAGCTATGTACACTATGCAGCTGACAATGGTCACCCATACAAGAGTATCGGAAAAATTTTGATAAACAGGGGCATACTAAAAAAAGAAGAGGCAGATTGGAATGGGATTGAAAAATGGTATTGGTCAAACCCCAAGAAAGCTGAACGGATCATCCATGAAAATCCCCGATACATCTTTTTTAGGGAAGAACAGGGCATAAAAGATGCTATTGGAGCGACTCATGTCCCCCTCACCGCCTATCACTCTATAGCGGTTGATCCGACAAAACTCCCTCTAGGTGGGCTATTTATACTCGATGTCAATCTCCCAGACCTAGGCAGACTCTTAACCATCGTTGTGGCCCAAGACAAAGGTGCTGCGATCAAGGGTACGCATCACATTGACCTCTTTTTGGGAAAAGGTGATGAGGCGGGGAGGATCGCAGGTAAACTCAAAAGCAATGGAAAACTTTATTGCCTTATTCCAGTTAATCCATAAAAAAAAACCCCCGCTGGTAAATTGAAGGATGGAGGTGGGTATGTTGGTCGTCTTTTTGGAGATGGTTTTAAGATACCAGCGGGGGAAACTTATTCTCCATAGCAACTGTCACAATTATATTGATCTTTCACAGATTGTCAAGATATGTTTTTATTATATTGTAATTTCCACAAGCGCTTACTGGAATATTTTTTAAAAGTACCTTGGCATTACACTGTAAGCGGTTACAAACCCTGGTGAATCGCCAATGACAGGATTTAGTTTTAAATCTAAAATAAAAATCTGAGACTATATCCAATGCACAGGATTAAAAAATATTTAATTTTTTTTATTTTTTTCTTTTGGACTCAGAACCTATGGGGAGAAGACTTAGCCCCAATTATTAAGGACTTTTCCATATCTGACAGAGATGGCACCCTCGTGGCATCCATCATGCTAAAAAATGGCATTACCAGTGAGGTAGAAAAGGCCCTAAATTCTGGAATCCCTATAAGATTTTCCTACATATTCGAACTTATAAGACCAGGCTTCCTCAGAAATCACAAGATAAAGGCAGTAAAAGAAGTACGGTCCATGACATATGATCACCTAAAACGTGAATATAGGGTACTTATAGGACCTGGGACTAGAAAAATGATAAGTGTGAAGGATATGGACCAGGCCAAGGAATTTGCTTTTAATGTGAAGGACGTAGAGATAGTGGACTTTAATACTATACCCCAAGGATGTGTATACATATTGAGAGTTAAGTGCGTAATTGACAAGGAACAAGAGGCAGAATTGCCCTTTAAACGTCTTATAGGTCTTTTCTGGAACAAGTCAATAGAAACTAAATGGTATGAAATCAGGTTTAGATATTAGTGAAATAAAAAGAAGGAAGAGGGAACGCTTCATCATAGCCATCTCTCTACTTCTTGTAATATGCCTGGGATTTATTGAATACCGGCTTATTGCAGGGAGATCATCGCTCCCACCTTCAGGTAATCTGCTTATCTTTGCCATCATTAATCTAAATATTCTCCTTATCCTTCTAATCATATATCTTACGATCAGAAATATCGTTAAGCTTGTATTTGAAGATAAGGCTCGTCTTTTTGGCGCAAAGCTCAGGACCAAGCTCGTTACTGCTTTCATCTTTCTTTCTCTCATCCCCACAGCTGTCCTCTTTATCGTCTCGATGCAATTTGTGAATACAAGCCTCAGGCTTTGGTTTGATGAGAGGATAGAGCGATCTTTAGAAGACGCCATTTTTATTGGCAGGACCTATTACGATGAAAAAGAGAACTGGTTAAGGGATGTTGCGGTAGTCCTATCAGAAAGTCTTAGTTTTAAATGCCTTAATGAAGCTTCAATACTCGATAAAAAGTGCATAAGAGAATGGCTTGAGGCCCCACAAAATATTTGGGCGGGCAGGAGCATTGAGGTAGCAAGGTCTTTACATATCATTGAAATCCTGGATCCAAAGGGCAATGTAATCTTTTCCAGGAGATCTCTTAGTCTCGTGGATCAGCTTCCAGAGTTGCCTCAAGAACAACTCAAAAAGATCCTCACCTCCAAGCAAATGGACATCTTCAGCACTGAGCTCGAGACAGGAGAACTCCTTGAGGCCATTGTCCCTTTAGGCATGGGAAAGGGCGATGAGGCCCAGGGCGCGCTGGTAGTAGGATATCTCATGCCTCAAAAGGTCTCGCACCTCCTTTCGGCTATAAAAAAGGGATACGAAGAATATCAAGCCCTTAAATTGTATAAAGATCCACTCAGAACTACTATATTAATCACACTTTTTTTGATTACGCTTCTTATCATTTTCGTGGCAGTATGGTTTGGATTTCGTCTTGCCAGGCATATTACAGAGCCTGTTCAGGCACTTGCAGAGGCAACTTATAGAATTGCCCAAGGAGATTTGGATTTCTCTCTAGAAGCACGGGGAAAGGATGAATTAAACTCTCTTGTAAGGGCATTCAATACCATGACCCAGGAACTCAAGGAGGCTAAAAGAAGGGCAGAAAAGGCCTCATTAGAGTTAAAACGCAGTTATAGAGAGCTTGAACAACGCCAGCGCTATATTGAAATAATTCTCCAAAATGTTGCAACAGGTGTAATTTCTATTGATAGGACCGGAATTGTCAGGACAATGAATAGATCAGCCGAGTTAATCCTTGGCATAAGTGCAGATGAAATCGTTGGTAAACCCTACTCGGAACTCCTTACCCCTATTCAGGCCCAAGAATTTGACCAGATCAGACGAGACCTCATCTCTTCGTCTAAAGGATTGGTTCAGCGACCAATGAGAATCAAGGTAGGAGACAAAGACATCTCCCTCATTGTTACCTTTACAGTCTTAAGGGATCAAAATGGTCGCTCCCACGGAGTGGTGGTGGTCTTTGATGACCTCACTGAGCTTGAAAAGATACAACGTATGGCTGCCTGGAGAGAGGTGGCTAGGCGCATAGCTCATGAGGTAAAAAATCCGCTTACCCCTATACAACTCAATGCACAGAGACTACAAAGAAAATACTCAGACCGATTCGATAGTGAAGAAAAGGCAGTATTCCAACGGTGTTTAAATACGATCGTCAATCAGGTAGAAGAATTAAAACGTCTGGTAAACGAATTTTCCAGTTTTGCAAGGATGCCCAGACTCAGACCCAGAGCAACTGATCTGAAGGCACTGGCAGAAGAAGTGGCTTTTATGTACAAGGAGTCACACCCCAGATGCGAATTTCAAGTCCTTGTGAAGGATGATGACCTCCCCTTAATAGAGGCTGACCCTGACCAGCTTAAAAGGGCATTGATAAATCTGGTTGAAAATGCAGTTTATGCAATGCCAGATGGCGGGACAGTTTCCATTACACTCAGTACGTCCTCTACTAACTCCCAAGCCCCTGACCATCAATCCGCATCTGAGCAGGATGAAGTGGTGATAGAAGTATCTGACACTGGACTAGGCATACCCAAGGAGGACAGATCCCGACTATTTGAACCATATTTCTCCAAAAGAAAAGGGGGAACAGGCCTAGGCCTTGCAATTGTAAACTCCATTGTCACTGATCATGGTGGCAAAATCACAGTTGAAGAAAACGTCCCTTCAGGGACAAGATTTATTATAAGACTCCCTAGAAAGGCGCCTTCAAATGGAAAAAACAGTACTAGTAGTAGATGATGAAGAGAGCATTCTCGAGTCTGTAACAGACATTTTAGAGGATGAGGGCTTTCAAGTAAGGGTGGCAAAAGATGGGAAAAACGCCCTTGCTAGTATAAGAGAGGAGATACCCAATATAGTCCTATTGGATATATGGATGCCGGGGATTGACGGAATTGAGACCTTGAGGATCATAAAAGAAGAGTGGCCCTTTATCCCTGTAGTTATCATGAGTGGACATGGGACCATTGAAACTGCGGTAAAGGCAACAAAACTCGGTGCGTACGACTTTATTGAAAAGCCCTTAAGCTACGAAGAGCTTGTAATGACTCTTCGTAATGCCCTGAGATTCCACGAACTTCAGGAAGAAAACGTACTTCTCCGCCAGATGATGGGCCATCCAAAAGAACTCACTGGCACCAGCCCTGCCATGACAGCCTTAAAAGAACAGATTAAGGTGGTGGCCCCTACAGATGCCTGGGTGCTGATACATGGTGAAAATGGTACAGGCAAGGAACTTGTGGCCCAGACCATACACAGGCTCAGCAAAAGGCGCTCAAAACCCATGATCGAAGTGAATTGTGCTGCAATCCCAGATGAACTCATCGAAAGTGAACTGTTCGGTCATGAAAAGGGTGCCTTTACTGGTGCTACTACTATGAAGAGAGGAAAATTTGACCTGGCAAATGGAGGCACTCTCTTTCTAGATGAGATCGGAGACATGAGCCTCAAGACCCAGGCAAAGATACTTAGAATCCTACAGGAACAAAGATTCGAGAGAGTGGGTGGTTCAAAGACAATTAAAGTAGACGTTCGAATACTTGCAGCCACCAATAAAGACCTTGAGAAGGAGATCGAAAAGGGAAATTTCAGAGAGGATCTCTACTACAGACTAAATGTCATTCCAATAGAAGTGCCTCCTTTAAGGAAGAGGAAGGAAGATATTCCATTATTAGTCCAGGAATTTCTTGCGGAGTTTTCCACTAAGCTTGGCATTCCCAAAAAGGAAATTGATGAAGAGGCGACCCAACTCCTACAAGAATATGACTGGCCTGGTAATGTTAGAGAACTCAGGAATTTCATAGAACGTCTTGTAATTCTGACAAAAAATCAAAACATTACAAAAAGTGATCTTCCACCGCAATTTCATAAAAGGCCAAAAGAAATAGAAAAACCACTTCCAGAATTTTTTACTTGTCAGGACTTTAAAGAGGCAAAGGCCATGTTTGAACGGGAATATCTCATTAGAAAACTCCAGGAAAACCATGGCAATATAACAAAAACCGCTGAGGCTATAGGGATTGAGCGGCGCCATCTCCACAGAAAGATGAAGGCATTGGGGATTGAATACAAGGACTAAAGTTACATTCTGCCAGCGATTGCATGGCTGCTACATGGCTACATTAAAGTGTTGAGTTTTGAGTTAAAGGAAGAAAAAACTGGTAAAGGCCAGCCTACAGGGCGCTCCAATGCGTAGAGGCTATTTTCTTATGACCTTGACCCCAAATTATGCACGGCACAAGAGGGCAAAAATGTTTTTTCTATTATATCAAGTTATTGCCTTCCCGTAAGGCGTTGCTCAACAATCACCTTTTGGGTGAAACAAAATCAGGTATTTTTTTTGCCCCTTTGTGCCGCCCTTCGGGATTGGCGATTTTGCCCAAGCTGCTTTGTTGTCGGGCACTTGAAGTACCTAAGCAAACTAGCCAATTACATAATTTGGGTTGACCAACGACTTTGACGGAGTCCTGCTGGCTGCTACATGTTTTAGGTTGGATACAAAGGAGAAAAAATATGAAGACCAGTTTGGTATTTATTGTCATAACATACATTGTTGGATCGATTCCCTTTGGGCTTTTATTTTCCAAAATTAAGGGGATAGATATCAGAAAACACGGAAGTGGGAACATCGGCGCAACAAATGTAGCAAGGGTAATAGGAAAGGGCTGGGGCCTCTTTACCCTGTTACTTGATTTTTTAAAGGGCTACCTACCTATCAAGCTTTATTTACTGTATTATGCACAGGGTCCATCAGACCCTTTACCTGGAGTGCTTGGTCTTTTTGCCGTCTGTGGCCACTGCTTTTCTATTTTTTTAAAGGGACGTGGTGGCAAAGGCGTTGCCACAGCAGCAGGGGTATTTCTGGCCTTTTCTCCAAAGGCATTTCTGGCTCCAGTATTAATATTTATAATATCCGTAAAACTAAGCGGATTTGTGTCAGTTGGTTCTCTTTTGGCATCGGCATCTGCGCCCATTTCTATGCACCTAAACGGAGCTTCCCCTTTTATTGAGCCGTTTTTATGGCTCATAGTCTTAGTTATATGGTTTCAACATAGGTCAAATATAAAGAGGCTTCTTTCAGGAAAAGAAATGAAAATTTGATGTATTTGCTCACAGGGCACCGCATCTACTGCGTTGTCGGGCGCTCGACGTACAGGAAGTACGCCTTCGCGCCCTCTGCCTTGTATCTACGGCGCCCTGCGAGCAAATACCAATCAGTACGCTACATTTTTTTTACGAAATTTACTCCGTGACCGGATACAATTTAAGTTGTATGAAATTGGAAGCAGGGAGCGACTCTTCTACCTGCCGCCTTCTACCTAATAAACATTGCACCTTGAACCTTGAACTTAGATTATGGTAAGTTTATAAAATGGGATTTTGGGGGGAAAAATGAAGATTATTGAGCCATCTTTTAAGATTCTTGACAACTATTTTGTACAAGGGAAGGTACTTGAGCAGATCGAACGCTCAGGGAGAATCTGTTATAAGAGCGAGGATAAAATCACAAAAAATTCTGCTGCTCCATTCATTAAACGCATCATCCAAAGAGGGCATGAATCTGTACTTGAAATGGCCTATTTCGTGTTCGAAGTGGAAGTGGATTCAGAAACCATCATGTATAAGTTTTTAGAAAAAAATCCGAGATTTAACCAGATAGATAAACATGGAAAAAAGAAATATCTAATGTCAGGCAATCCCAGGTCTTTTAGGGACCTCGCCAGGATTGCTCCTGAGCAAAAGGTGGTTAAATCTCTACTCCATGAACTTACTCAAAAATATCCAGTGCTTTATGAGGACCTTAGGCCAAAACATGGTTGGCTACTCCCCGACGGCGTTAGAGTTAGAATGCTCTCGCCAAAAGAAATTGATGCACTCCCCCTAG is a window of Dissulfuribacter thermophilus DNA encoding:
- a CDS encoding sigma-54-dependent transcriptional regulator, which encodes MEKTVLVVDDEESILESVTDILEDEGFQVRVAKDGKNALASIREEIPNIVLLDIWMPGIDGIETLRIIKEEWPFIPVVIMSGHGTIETAVKATKLGAYDFIEKPLSYEELVMTLRNALRFHELQEENVLLRQMMGHPKELTGTSPAMTALKEQIKVVAPTDAWVLIHGENGTGKELVAQTIHRLSKRRSKPMIEVNCAAIPDELIESELFGHEKGAFTGATTMKRGKFDLANGGTLFLDEIGDMSLKTQAKILRILQEQRFERVGGSKTIKVDVRILAATNKDLEKEIEKGNFREDLYYRLNVIPIEVPPLRKRKEDIPLLVQEFLAEFSTKLGIPKKEIDEEATQLLQEYDWPGNVRELRNFIERLVILTKNQNITKSDLPPQFHKRPKEIEKPLPEFFTCQDFKEAKAMFEREYLIRKLQENHGNITKTAEAIGIERRHLHRKMKALGIEYKD
- the plsY gene encoding glycerol-3-phosphate 1-O-acyltransferase PlsY, translated to MKTSLVFIVITYIVGSIPFGLLFSKIKGIDIRKHGSGNIGATNVARVIGKGWGLFTLLLDFLKGYLPIKLYLLYYAQGPSDPLPGVLGLFAVCGHCFSIFLKGRGGKGVATAAGVFLAFSPKAFLAPVLIFIISVKLSGFVSVGSLLASASAPISMHLNGASPFIEPFLWLIVLVIWFQHRSNIKRLLSGKEMKI
- a CDS encoding FAD-dependent thymidylate synthase; amino-acid sequence: MKIIEPSFKILDNYFVQGKVLEQIERSGRICYKSEDKITKNSAAPFIKRIIQRGHESVLEMAYFVFEVEVDSETIMYKFLEKNPRFNQIDKHGKKKYLMSGNPRSFRDLARIAPEQKVVKSLLHELTQKYPVLYEDLRPKHGWLLPDGVRVRMLSPKEIDALPLDLFVKHRTVLVHLVINRAVSHELVRHRPASYLQESQRYCRYGEEKFGSEVQFIRPCFFKEGTPEFETWKKTMEDAERAYLSLLATSSPQAARTVLPNSCKTEIMVNATLSEWAHILRLRTSKAADPSMREIMLMLLPEMARRFPKVFGPIKEALESED